The genome window GAGGCCGTCGGCGGCGAAGGCGGCGCGGGCGCGGGCGGCGACAGGCGGCAGGTCGAACAGCGACAGGGACAGTCGGGGCGCGCGGGCGGCGACGGCGCGCAGGAAGGTCCCATGCCCGCCTCCGACATCCATCAGGCGGCGGTGACGCGAGACGTCGTATGCGTCCAGCACCTGGGCCGAGACCATGGCCTGGGACGCCGACATCAGCTGCGAATAGGCAGCGGCCGCCTCGGGGTCCGGCGTTTCGCCGTCCGCATAGGGCCAGTAGCCGGCAAGCGCCCCCCCGCCACCGCCCCGCCGTAGCAGGGCCAGGGGATCGGCAAGATCGGCATAGAGAAGGGCGTGATGTTCGATCATGGCCGCGACGCCGGGGGCACCCAGCAGAGCTGCGCCTTCCACGCCGAGCGCATAGCGATCGGGACCCGCTGGCTCGGCCAGCTTCAGGGCCACGGCGGCGCGGACCAGCCGGCGCGTGGCGGCCTTGTCCAGCGCGACGAGCGCCGACAGATCGCCGACCGACGCGGGGCCTTTCGCCAGTCGCTCAAGCAGGCCGGAGCGGACGCAGGCCTGGGCGATCTGCGAATAGATGAAGCCCGCCGACAGATCGAACAGGGCCTGGGCGCGCCGGCGCGCCACGGGCCGGGTCAGCGGAAACCGCGACGCCCAGCGCTGGAATCCGGGATCGCCGATCAGGCCGTTTCGCCATGCACGCCAGCGGTCGCGGAAGGTCTCGGTCATTGATGCATCAATCCTCCCCCATCGGAGGAGGGGGACTGCGAAGCGGTGGAGGGGGCCAACCGCGCACGCCGGAGTCTGGTTCGGGCCCCTCCGCCATGTCGCGAGGCCGCGACATGCCTTGAGGATCACATCGTATACGATGTGACCGCAAGCCCCCGCCGGAGGAGGATTTCGCTTGTGTCAATCAAAGTGGACACCTTTAGTGTCGGGTCAACAGGACACGGGAATGCCGGGCGAGCGGGTCGTCATCATCGGGGCGGGAATCGGAGGCTTGAGCGCCGCCGTCGATCTGTGCGCGCGCGGCATGGACGTGACCGTGGTCGAGCGATGCGCCACGGCCGGTGGCAAGCTGTCGGAAATCCACACCGACGGCGTCGGTATCGATTCGGGACCGACGGTCTTCACCATGCGCTGGGTGTTCGACGCCCTGTTCGCGGCGGCGGGCGCTTCGCTGGACGATCACCTGAGCGTGCGCCGGTCCGGGACCCTGGCGCGGCACAGCTGGCCCGACGGCTCGACCTTCGACCTGTTCGCGGACCTGGAGCGCTCCGTGGAGGCCGTGGGCCATCTGGCGGGCGCGGCGGAGGCGAAGCGGTTCCGGGCCTTCTCGAAGCGGGCGGCCCTGATCTATCGCGTGCTGGAAGACCCCTTCATCAGAAAGGCCAAGCCCAGCATCCTGGGTCTGACGCTGGATATCGGCCTGCACCGGCCGGCCGATCAGTGGAGCATCATGCCGTATCGCTCCATGTGGTCGGAGCTCGGCAGCTATTTCAGGGACCCGCGCCTGCGACAGCTGTTCGGCCGCTATGCGACCTATTGCGGAGCGTCGCCGTTCAAGTCGCCCGCCACCCTGATGCTGATCGCCCATGTGGAACAGCAGGGCGTCTGGCTGGTGGACGGCGGAATGCAGCGGATCCCGGAGGCTCTGGCCGGGCTTGTCGGAAAACTGGGCGGGACGATCCGGTATGGAGAGACCTGCGCGCGGATCGTGCGTGACGGCGATCGGGCGGCGGCGATCGAGCTGGCGTCCGGCGAACGGATCGCGGCCGATGCCGTCATCGTCAATGCCGATCCGGCGGCGGTGGCGGCGGGCTGTTTCGGCGCCGATGTCTCCCTGGCCGTAAACCCGACGCCGCCGCGGACCCGGTCGCTGTCGGCCATGACCTTTTCCTTCACGGCCGAGGACGTGGCGGCGCCCCTCGTGCGACACAACCTGTTCTTCTCGCCCGACTATGTCGCCGAGTTCGACGCGCTCCATTCCGGGCGGATGCCCGAGATCCCGACCGTCTATGTCTGTGCCCAGGACCGGGCCGACGGCGACGGACCACCCCGGACGAACGGCCCCGAACGCCTGTTCGCCATCGTCAACGCGCCGCCCGACGGCGACGTCCACACCTATTCTTCCGAGGAAATCGAGACATGTCGCTCGCGCACCTTCCGCTCGATGGAGCGCTGCGGGGTCAGGCTGGACCCCCGCCCCGGGACGATGGCGGTCATGACGCCCGACGCCTTCGAGAAGCGCTTTCCGGCGACGGGTGGCGCGCTCTACGGGAGGGCGGGGCACGGCTGGGACGGAGCCTTTCGACGGCCCGGAGCCCGTACGCGGATGCCGGGACTCTATCTCTGCGGCGGTGCGACGCACCCTGGGGCCGGCGTGCCGATGGCGGCCCTGTCGGGACGCTCTGCGGCCTCGGCCGTCATGGCGGACCGCGTTTCGACGCCGGCGTAAATCCGGGCGGCTATGCCTGGTGGTACGTCGATGCGATGAGCGCCGACGGGCGCCATGGCCTGACCATCATCGCCTTTGTCGGCAGCGTGTTCTCGCCCTGGTATGCCTGGTCGGGGCGCGGTCGGCCTGAAAATCACTG of Brevundimonas subvibrioides contains these proteins:
- the crtD gene encoding 1-hydroxycarotenoid 3,4-desaturase CrtD encodes the protein MSGQQDTGMPGERVVIIGAGIGGLSAAVDLCARGMDVTVVERCATAGGKLSEIHTDGVGIDSGPTVFTMRWVFDALFAAAGASLDDHLSVRRSGTLARHSWPDGSTFDLFADLERSVEAVGHLAGAAEAKRFRAFSKRAALIYRVLEDPFIRKAKPSILGLTLDIGLHRPADQWSIMPYRSMWSELGSYFRDPRLRQLFGRYATYCGASPFKSPATLMLIAHVEQQGVWLVDGGMQRIPEALAGLVGKLGGTIRYGETCARIVRDGDRAAAIELASGERIAADAVIVNADPAAVAAGCFGADVSLAVNPTPPRTRSLSAMTFSFTAEDVAAPLVRHNLFFSPDYVAEFDALHSGRMPEIPTVYVCAQDRADGDGPPRTNGPERLFAIVNAPPDGDVHTYSSEEIETCRSRTFRSMERCGVRLDPRPGTMAVMTPDAFEKRFPATGGALYGRAGHGWDGAFRRPGARTRMPGLYLCGGATHPGAGVPMAALSGRSAASAVMADRVSTPA
- a CDS encoding methyltransferase, yielding MTETFRDRWRAWRNGLIGDPGFQRWASRFPLTRPVARRRAQALFDLSAGFIYSQIAQACVRSGLLERLAKGPASVGDLSALVALDKAATRRLVRAAVALKLAEPAGPDRYALGVEGAALLGAPGVAAMIEHHALLYADLADPLALLRRGGGGGALAGYWPYADGETPDPEAAAAYSQLMSASQAMVSAQVLDAYDVSRHRRLMDVGGGHGTFLRAVAARAPRLSLSLFDLPPVAARARAAFAADGLALEATGGSFFDDPLPRGADVISLIRILHDHDDGPALDILRAVRKALDPGATLLIGEPFAAEPGAERVGDAYFGMYLLAMGSGRPRPVREVIGMCRKAGFSTARRVSTAMPMIAGLIVARA